From the Paenibacillus sp. FSL H8-0548 genome, one window contains:
- a CDS encoding histidine kinase: MRPWQDISFPNSIFIRLITTFLLIMIPIFLLGLYIYNWSVKTAKEDITKSAETQVSTYQSDLENELERMKLLLYDSINDSNLNKLSVTWSAMGNVKRTESINLVQDRLTTIQNSSAYIRNVSAHVPSTGKSISSKDGAYTFDEERYYSLQTVFGQGAKLIVWHDGLHISASRLSGTKGVSPLFVVEIELETGKLWEALGQFNAYPGSGSYLMVKDTSFSLRTGSDIENDFDYSDIALRLGAYDGASTASINIKGNSYLFTQSTSELLELTIGKYIPEHVILQPIDRFYIWAWVFVLTAVLIIVVYTLSTYKFIHKPLLTLVKSFRRMENGDFNIEIKHAHNDEFRYLYSRFNHMVENLRNLIDRVYKQEIMTQRAELKQLQSQINPHFLYNSFFILNTMARTKDFESVEQFTMQLGEYFQFITRNASDDISLREEIHHARIYTNIQAFRFSRRIKVLFDPLPEDMEFLAVPRLIVQPIIENSFEHSLEKMKNGGQLCIRFESTEEAWNIVVEDNGNSMNDQNLMQLSRAMSSSEPGAETTGLINIHRRLVLSFGDQSGLRVVRSGLGGLRVDLCIPKERRMKHV; encoded by the coding sequence ATGAGACCCTGGCAAGACATTTCATTCCCCAATTCAATCTTCATCCGGCTGATTACAACTTTTTTGCTCATCATGATCCCCATATTTTTGCTGGGTCTTTATATTTATAATTGGAGTGTCAAGACAGCCAAAGAAGACATCACTAAATCGGCAGAGACGCAAGTTTCCACCTATCAATCAGATCTCGAAAACGAACTCGAACGGATGAAGCTCCTTTTGTATGATTCGATCAATGACAGTAATTTGAATAAGCTGTCCGTTACATGGTCGGCGATGGGAAATGTCAAGCGAACCGAGAGCATTAACTTGGTTCAAGACCGGTTGACTACGATACAAAATAGCAGCGCTTATATTCGTAATGTGTCTGCTCATGTTCCATCAACAGGCAAATCGATTTCATCTAAAGATGGCGCCTATACCTTTGATGAAGAGCGTTATTACAGTCTGCAGACTGTATTTGGACAAGGTGCAAAATTGATTGTTTGGCATGATGGCCTCCACATCAGCGCTTCGAGGCTTAGCGGTACTAAAGGAGTGAGTCCATTATTTGTAGTAGAGATTGAACTGGAAACGGGTAAGCTATGGGAAGCATTAGGTCAGTTTAATGCATACCCTGGAAGCGGATCTTATCTTATGGTAAAAGATACAAGCTTCTCGCTTCGGACAGGAAGCGATATTGAAAATGACTTCGACTATAGTGATATTGCACTAAGATTAGGTGCATATGATGGCGCTAGCACAGCATCAATAAATATTAAAGGAAACAGTTATCTCTTTACGCAATCAACATCTGAATTATTGGAGCTTACTATTGGTAAATATATTCCGGAACATGTCATTTTACAGCCGATTGATCGTTTTTATATTTGGGCTTGGGTGTTCGTGCTGACTGCAGTTCTTATTATTGTGGTATACACATTATCGACGTACAAGTTCATTCATAAGCCGCTACTCACGCTGGTCAAGAGTTTTCGTCGTATGGAGAACGGGGATTTCAACATCGAAATTAAGCATGCGCATAACGATGAATTCCGTTACCTTTACAGCCGTTTTAACCACATGGTGGAGAACCTGCGTAATTTGATTGATCGCGTATATAAGCAAGAGATTATGACGCAGCGTGCTGAATTGAAACAACTGCAATCACAGATCAATCCACATTTTCTTTACAACAGCTTCTTTATTCTAAATACGATGGCAAGAACGAAAGACTTTGAGAGTGTCGAACAGTTCACGATGCAGTTGGGTGAGTACTTTCAGTTTATAACAAGGAATGCATCGGACGACATTAGTCTTCGTGAAGAGATCCATCATGCCCGTATTTATACGAATATTCAGGCTTTCCGATTTTCCCGTCGCATTAAGGTTCTGTTTGACCCGCTGCCAGAGGATATGGAATTTCTTGCGGTTCCCCGTCTGATCGTTCAGCCAATTATTGAGAATAGCTTTGAGCATAGTCTGGAAAAAATGAAGAATGGCGGCCAACTCTGCATACGTTTTGAATCAACTGAAGAAGCGTGGAATATTGTTGTGGAGGATAACGGCAACAGTATGAATGATCAGAATTTGATGCAATTGTCACGTGCGATGAGCAGCAGTGAGCCTGGAGCAGAAACGACAGGTTTGATTAACATTCATCGCAGGCTCGTATTGAGTTTTGGCGATCAGAGTGGGCTTCGAGTGGTTCGAAGTGGACTAGGTGGCCTTCGAGTTGACCTTTGCATCCCTAAAGAGAGGAGAATGAAACATGTTTAG
- a CDS encoding response regulator: MFRLLIVDDEEYITDGLYEVISGLDEPDLDVCKAYSASEALDWLGRTRIDIVLTDIRMPDIDGLELFERIKANWPRCRTIFLTGYPEFGYVYQAIQSPGVSYLLKTEGYDKLIAKITDTVRELEEGLRITDLQQRSLELEQELKSHLHGDYLRDLLAGKIPFANLAFDFEEMSLQLDSDKPILMTVCQIMEVDSESLHAARKESLSAVHYLTNSFLSEQVRSVCVTDRRGNLVWFIQPMRTDEDSPVLELSETSRIVQGTLELVQKACMESLELSVAFAINESLRSWEEVVECYERLQQLLWLRIGDGVSMIVKDHLEWGEADSRPSNQERTPIQKAELLMGYLEFGRKPQFEALLEECEQELLAEDADGLQALESYYAITLALLSHINRWRPANIKVEFGRLIRFDDHVSRSEAMAYVKETARTLFLDRHTEERRRAQDIIERVQVYIEEHLSGDLSLVRLSELVHFNPAYLSRLFKQECGVNLSTYIEEIRLRKAKDLLGRGEEKIHEVGALVGYETAHSFTRFFKKAIGVTPQEFRKALSNK, encoded by the coding sequence ATGTTTAGATTACTCATCGTCGATGACGAAGAATATATCACCGATGGATTGTATGAGGTGATCAGTGGGCTGGACGAGCCTGATCTGGACGTGTGCAAGGCCTATTCGGCCAGCGAAGCACTGGACTGGCTTGGTCGTACGCGCATAGATATTGTGTTGACGGATATTCGCATGCCTGATATTGATGGACTGGAGTTGTTCGAGCGAATCAAGGCAAATTGGCCACGATGTCGTACTATTTTTCTTACGGGATATCCGGAGTTCGGGTATGTCTATCAGGCTATCCAGTCCCCAGGTGTTAGTTACCTGCTAAAGACGGAAGGCTACGACAAATTGATTGCAAAAATTACAGATACCGTACGAGAGCTGGAGGAAGGTCTGCGGATTACCGATTTGCAACAGCGATCGCTGGAACTCGAACAAGAACTGAAGTCTCATCTTCATGGCGACTATTTGAGAGATCTCTTAGCTGGTAAGATTCCATTTGCCAATCTAGCTTTCGATTTTGAGGAAATGAGCCTGCAGCTTGATTCGGATAAGCCGATTCTGATGACGGTGTGCCAAATTATGGAGGTGGATTCCGAATCATTGCACGCAGCAAGGAAGGAATCGCTTAGTGCTGTTCACTACTTGACCAATTCTTTCTTGTCAGAACAAGTTAGATCTGTTTGTGTGACAGATAGGCGCGGCAACTTGGTTTGGTTCATCCAACCGATGAGAACAGATGAGGACTCTCCAGTCTTGGAGCTGAGTGAGACTAGCCGAATCGTCCAAGGAACACTTGAGCTCGTTCAGAAGGCTTGTATGGAATCTCTAGAATTATCAGTAGCTTTTGCAATCAACGAATCATTGAGAAGCTGGGAGGAGGTTGTAGAATGCTACGAAAGGCTGCAACAGCTATTATGGCTTCGAATCGGAGATGGGGTATCGATGATCGTCAAGGATCATTTGGAATGGGGAGAAGCGGATAGTAGGCCATCCAACCAAGAGCGCACACCTATACAAAAAGCCGAGTTGTTGATGGGTTATCTAGAATTTGGCCGCAAGCCCCAGTTCGAAGCTCTGCTGGAAGAATGCGAGCAGGAACTACTTGCTGAAGATGCGGATGGCCTGCAGGCGTTGGAGTCCTATTATGCAATTACACTCGCGCTTCTATCTCACATTAATCGTTGGCGGCCAGCAAATATTAAGGTTGAGTTTGGTCGTCTTATTCGATTCGACGATCATGTTTCCCGGAGCGAGGCTATGGCTTACGTAAAGGAGACGGCACGCACGTTGTTTTTGGATCGTCATACTGAAGAAAGACGCAGAGCCCAGGATATCATCGAACGAGTACAGGTCTATATTGAGGAGCATCTTTCAGGCGATTTATCCCTAGTGCGTCTGTCAGAGCTGGTTCACTTCAATCCTGCCTATCTATCGAGGCTGTTTAAGCAAGAATGTGGTGTTAATCTTTCTACCTACATCGAGGAAATACGGCTGCGAAAGGCCAAAGATTTGCTGGGAAGAGGCGAGGAAAAGATTCATGAAGTCGGAGCTTTAGTAGGGTATGAGACCGCTCATTCATTCACTCGTTTCTTCAAGAAAGCGATTGGTGTTACCCCTCAGGAGTTTAGGAAAGCGCTATCAAATAAGTAG
- a CDS encoding extracellular solute-binding protein translates to MNMQKRKRITILPVIAIMIIVLVLSACSKNESDNKNGEEATNANNASASAEQGPLSKYDPPIEISFVRSTDDTLETNVLGNLTGETLVDNRWTRLYEETLGIKLKYDWVVKGNDQYNQKLNVTLASGELPNVILVDAIQLKQLADSDMIEDLTDYYDKFASQLTKDTLAQEGTAPFDSTIIDGKLMGLPLTDSAIDRSQLLWIRMDWLEQLGLQPPKSMDDVLAISKAFTEGDPDGNGKQDTFGLGLSKELWGGAMALEGFMAGYDAFPNMWIEDATGSIVYGGIQPEIKKTLQILQNMLKAQQIEKEFGIKDSGKVAEQFASGKIGMQYGQQWNSLWPLQASRDNDPNAQWQPFSLVNESGELAKVPHQSNTRLAYAVRKGTSNPEAVIKMYNLHLEKNWGESAENDKYYAPPEAEGVWKLSPVTPAPAIKNLAAYREINEARQSGDTSVLQGEAKSIQAKLDEFASGSKDGFALWGWERIYGPESSYAVIDQYDKNGQFLMDAFTTVPTPTMIERKSTLDKLQNETFINIILGDSIESFDKFVTDWKRLGGDDITQEVNAARIK, encoded by the coding sequence ATGAACATGCAGAAACGCAAACGGATCACTATCCTGCCGGTGATTGCAATTATGATCATTGTGTTGGTGTTGTCGGCTTGCAGCAAAAATGAAAGCGATAACAAGAATGGGGAAGAGGCGACAAACGCAAATAATGCCTCGGCGAGCGCAGAGCAAGGCCCGCTCAGCAAATATGATCCGCCTATTGAAATTTCGTTTGTAAGGTCCACGGACGACACGCTCGAGACGAACGTCCTCGGCAACCTGACAGGAGAGACGTTGGTGGACAACCGGTGGACGCGTTTGTACGAAGAGACGCTTGGCATCAAACTCAAATACGATTGGGTCGTTAAAGGCAACGATCAATATAACCAGAAGCTGAACGTTACGCTGGCATCAGGAGAGCTACCAAATGTTATCCTAGTAGACGCCATCCAGCTTAAGCAGCTGGCAGATTCCGATATGATTGAGGACCTAACTGATTATTACGATAAATTCGCTTCACAGCTTACGAAGGATACACTTGCTCAGGAAGGGACAGCTCCGTTTGACAGCACGATCATCGATGGCAAATTGATGGGACTGCCATTAACCGATAGTGCGATTGATCGTTCACAACTGCTATGGATTAGAATGGACTGGCTAGAACAACTGGGATTGCAGCCTCCTAAGTCAATGGACGATGTACTAGCTATTTCGAAGGCTTTTACAGAAGGTGATCCAGATGGAAATGGCAAGCAGGATACATTTGGTCTTGGGTTATCGAAGGAACTATGGGGAGGGGCAATGGCACTGGAGGGCTTCATGGCTGGTTACGATGCCTTTCCCAACATGTGGATAGAAGATGCAACGGGCAGCATCGTATATGGCGGCATCCAGCCGGAAATAAAGAAGACTTTGCAGATCCTTCAGAATATGTTGAAGGCTCAGCAGATTGAAAAAGAATTTGGCATCAAGGATTCTGGTAAAGTAGCTGAACAGTTCGCGTCCGGCAAGATTGGCATGCAGTATGGCCAACAATGGAATTCTCTTTGGCCATTGCAGGCAAGCCGTGATAATGATCCCAACGCTCAGTGGCAGCCATTCTCACTTGTGAATGAAAGCGGAGAATTAGCGAAAGTTCCACATCAGTCGAATACTCGATTGGCGTATGCGGTTCGTAAAGGGACTTCGAATCCTGAGGCTGTTATTAAGATGTATAATTTGCACTTAGAAAAGAACTGGGGAGAAAGCGCGGAAAATGACAAGTATTATGCGCCGCCAGAGGCGGAAGGGGTATGGAAGCTGTCACCTGTAACTCCAGCACCGGCGATCAAGAATCTTGCTGCATACCGGGAAATAAATGAGGCGCGTCAATCTGGGGACACCTCAGTTCTGCAGGGAGAAGCTAAAAGTATTCAAGCAAAGTTGGATGAATTCGCGTCAGGCAGCAAGGATGGGTTCGCATTGTGGGGCTGGGAACGGATTTATGGTCCGGAAAGTTCCTATGCAGTCATTGACCAGTACGATAAAAATGGCCAGTTTCTGATGGACGCCTTCACTACTGTGCCAACACCGACCATGATCGAAAGAAAATCAACGCTGGATAAGCTTCAGAATGAAACATTCATCAACATCATTCTTGGGGATTCCATTGAAAGCTTCGATAAATTCGTCACGGATTGGAAAAGGCTTGGCGGCGACGACATTACTCAAGAGGTAAATGCAGCACGAATCAAGTAG
- a CDS encoding ABC transporter permease subunit has protein sequence MLKRKWRQELPLHTMILPGLAFIIAFSYIPMAGIVLAFQKFIPAKGLFGDQKWIGLDNFKYVMDLPGFYQVLWNTFYISSLKLLFGLIVPIVFAILLNELRGKFLKRSIQTAIYLPHFLSWVILGGILVDMLSPSGGIVNSILQSIGLEPIFFLGDNRWFPTTLVVSDVWKNFGYGTIVYLAAIMGIDPAQYEAATIDGANRWHKAWYITIPGMRMVIVLLSVLSLGQLLNAGFDQVFNLYSLPVYKSGDILDTFVYRIGLLDAQFGVATAVGLFKSIISLLLISVSYFCAYRFAKYRIF, from the coding sequence ATGCTTAAACGCAAATGGCGACAAGAACTCCCGCTGCACACAATGATTTTACCTGGACTCGCATTTATTATCGCATTCTCCTATATACCTATGGCGGGAATTGTGCTGGCGTTTCAAAAATTCATTCCCGCAAAGGGATTGTTCGGTGATCAAAAATGGATTGGCTTGGATAATTTCAAGTACGTTATGGATTTACCCGGTTTCTATCAGGTGCTTTGGAATACGTTTTATATTTCCAGTTTAAAATTGCTGTTTGGCCTTATCGTGCCCATCGTTTTTGCTATATTGCTGAATGAGCTTCGAGGAAAATTTTTGAAACGATCTATTCAGACAGCCATTTATTTACCCCATTTCTTGTCCTGGGTCATTTTAGGAGGCATTCTGGTTGACATGTTGTCGCCATCAGGCGGTATCGTAAACTCCATTTTGCAGTCAATTGGATTAGAACCTATCTTTTTTCTTGGGGATAATCGCTGGTTCCCCACGACACTAGTCGTTTCGGATGTATGGAAAAACTTCGGATATGGGACGATCGTTTATTTAGCAGCTATTATGGGTATTGACCCCGCTCAATACGAGGCGGCGACCATCGATGGTGCAAATAGGTGGCATAAAGCATGGTATATCACTATTCCGGGCATGCGCATGGTCATTGTGCTTCTGTCCGTTCTAAGTTTAGGACAATTACTGAATGCTGGTTTCGATCAAGTATTCAATCTCTATAGTCTTCCCGTATACAAAAGCGGAGATATCCTGGATACATTCGTTTATCGGATCGGTTTGCTTGATGCCCAGTTTGGGGTCGCAACCGCTGTTGGGCTATTCAAATCGATCATATCACTGCTGCTCATTTCGGTGTCCTATTTCTGTGCTTACCGATTTGCAAAGTATCGGATATTTTAA
- a CDS encoding carbohydrate ABC transporter permease, which produces MSKNTTTGNYPSDTASSLKRIDWFEILNAVLLILVSLLCILPLVHIAAVSFSSSSAASTGLVKLWPVEFTLKSYAYVGGREEFWRAMLVSLQRIAIGTPLNLLLILLVAYPLSKEPNQFAFRSVYAWVFFIPLLFSGGLIPWYITIKQFGLLDSIWALVLPGAVPIFSVVLMLNFFRQTPKELEEAAVMDGAGQWLILWRVFIPISMPALATLALFSMVDNWNSWFDGLILMNNPMNYPLQSYIQTIVVQSDFGAMTREDLMNLSQISDRTLKASQIFLGTLPIIMAYPFLQKYFVKGIVVGSVKG; this is translated from the coding sequence ATGTCCAAGAACACGACAACTGGGAATTATCCCTCAGACACCGCTTCTTCTCTCAAGCGAATCGACTGGTTCGAGATCTTAAACGCTGTGCTGCTTATACTGGTATCACTGCTTTGTATCTTGCCATTAGTACACATTGCAGCTGTTTCATTCAGTTCCAGTTCTGCTGCTTCTACCGGTTTGGTAAAGCTGTGGCCGGTCGAATTCACGCTAAAGTCCTATGCCTACGTTGGCGGGCGCGAGGAGTTTTGGAGAGCGATGCTCGTATCATTGCAGCGTATTGCAATAGGGACGCCACTTAATCTATTGCTTATTTTGCTGGTCGCATACCCTCTATCGAAAGAGCCTAACCAATTTGCCTTCCGGAGCGTATATGCTTGGGTTTTCTTCATTCCTCTCTTATTTAGCGGAGGACTGATACCGTGGTATATCACGATCAAACAGTTCGGTCTGCTCGACAGCATATGGGCGCTAGTTTTACCGGGAGCTGTCCCCATATTCAGTGTCGTTTTAATGCTTAATTTCTTTCGCCAAACACCAAAAGAACTGGAAGAAGCGGCCGTTATGGACGGGGCTGGTCAATGGTTGATTCTATGGCGCGTATTCATCCCTATTTCGATGCCAGCACTAGCTACACTTGCGCTGTTTTCGATGGTTGATAACTGGAACAGTTGGTTCGATGGACTGATTCTCATGAACAACCCGATGAATTATCCGCTTCAGAGCTATATTCAGACTATTGTGGTTCAGAGCGATTTTGGTGCCATGACCCGCGAGGATTTAATGAATTTGTCTCAAATATCTGACCGTACGCTGAAAGCTTCGCAGATTTTCTTGGGAACATTGCCGATTATTATGGCTTATCCATTTCTGCAAAAATACTTCGTGAAGGGTATCGTAGTCGGGAGTGTTAAAGGCTAG
- a CDS encoding right-handed parallel beta-helix repeat-containing protein — translation MRSFYINDIEGDDRQDGRSEQEPWKSLNKVNETLFLPGDRILFRAGGLWNGMLCPTGSGVEGLSIEVDRYGEGDNPLIAGNGAEAAVKLDGFSYWTIRNIRVTNHADERALRSGIAVYGKANAVTSGIRIESCEVFNVTGENRRNLDPYRSMYWNSGIYVSIPGRSSETSYLDNVVISGNYIHDVLTSGIRVNQLEDFITDIYHTGIVVRNNTIRRTGSDGIIVANSISPLIEFNRCFDAGALGNLEDTRLIAGIWVCATSDALIQYNEVARTRLFENDGTAFDTDWGTSGTTIFQYNYSHDNEGGFWLDCAGINYNPGYKGTILRNNISVNDRRCIIQADSGLPSLLEENLFYQYEGMSPIDIVAQAEGHSHCFKRNTFYFRSTPLDGWKSSVYEENCYFPCEPNPNDKSASLEEPRFNAPLPQKSELEGKRKFWKYY, via the coding sequence ATGCGATCATTTTATATTAACGACATAGAGGGTGACGACCGTCAAGACGGACGATCCGAACAGGAGCCTTGGAAATCGTTAAATAAAGTTAATGAAACTTTATTTCTTCCCGGTGATCGAATTTTGTTTCGAGCGGGAGGACTTTGGAACGGCATGTTATGCCCAACCGGTTCCGGCGTAGAGGGATTGTCTATCGAGGTGGATCGTTACGGAGAAGGTGATAATCCATTAATCGCCGGCAATGGTGCAGAAGCAGCCGTCAAACTTGACGGTTTCAGCTACTGGACGATCCGCAATATTAGAGTGACCAATCATGCAGATGAGCGGGCTCTTCGCAGCGGCATTGCCGTATACGGAAAAGCGAATGCTGTAACATCAGGAATTCGCATTGAAAGCTGTGAGGTGTTTAATGTCACGGGTGAAAATCGTCGTAATCTTGATCCTTACCGAAGCATGTACTGGAATTCGGGGATTTATGTCAGTATTCCGGGCCGTTCCTCGGAGACTAGTTATTTAGACAACGTCGTGATTTCTGGAAACTATATACATGACGTACTAACCAGCGGCATACGCGTTAATCAGCTTGAAGATTTTATTACAGATATTTATCATACAGGCATCGTTGTGCGCAACAATACCATTCGGCGTACAGGCAGCGATGGCATTATCGTAGCTAATAGTATATCTCCGCTCATTGAATTCAACCGTTGTTTCGACGCTGGTGCATTGGGCAATCTGGAAGATACAAGACTGATTGCAGGGATATGGGTGTGTGCCACTTCGGATGCACTGATTCAATACAACGAAGTCGCACGAACCCGTCTCTTTGAGAATGACGGTACAGCATTTGACACTGACTGGGGAACTTCCGGAACGACAATTTTTCAATACAATTATTCCCATGATAATGAAGGGGGATTTTGGTTGGATTGTGCTGGAATCAACTATAATCCAGGCTATAAAGGAACGATTTTGCGAAACAATATTAGCGTCAACGATAGACGATGTATTATTCAAGCAGATTCGGGTCTTCCATCATTGCTTGAAGAGAATTTATTCTATCAGTATGAAGGTATGAGCCCAATAGATATTGTTGCACAGGCAGAAGGCCATTCGCATTGCTTCAAGCGAAATACTTTCTACTTCCGTAGTACACCGCTTGACGGCTGGAAATCATCTGTATATGAAGAAAACTGTTATTTTCCGTGCGAACCTAACCCGAATGATAAGTCGGCGAGTTTGGAGGAGCCGCGCTTTAATGCCCCTTTACCGCAGAAGAGTGAATTGGAAGGTAAGAGAAAATTTTGGAAATACTACTAA
- a CDS encoding SGNH/GDSL hydrolase family protein — MNLKLVQDDIILFQGDSITDVGRNREQSEDLGRGYPYMIASKLAYQYPSMNLTFYNRGISGNRVINLQERWDRDCLALKPNWVSIYIGINDTWRRYDRNDPTSAEQFETGYRDILTRTKEQLQANLIMLEPFVLPHPADREAWREDLDPKITIVRKLAREFNALLVPLDGLFAQASMKAHSSYWAGDGVHPSAAGHALISDAWLRAIEKT; from the coding sequence ATGAATTTGAAACTAGTGCAAGATGATATCATTTTATTCCAAGGGGATAGTATTACAGATGTTGGACGAAATAGAGAGCAGAGCGAGGATTTAGGAAGAGGTTATCCCTATATGATTGCATCCAAGCTAGCTTATCAATATCCTAGTATGAATTTGACATTCTATAATCGCGGAATAAGCGGCAATCGAGTAATTAATCTGCAGGAGAGATGGGATCGGGATTGTCTTGCGCTTAAACCGAACTGGGTATCCATCTATATTGGCATCAATGACACCTGGCGCAGGTATGATCGCAATGATCCTACGTCAGCTGAGCAGTTTGAAACGGGCTATCGGGATATATTGACACGCACGAAAGAGCAGCTTCAAGCCAATTTGATTATGCTAGAACCGTTTGTTCTTCCTCATCCAGCTGACCGCGAGGCGTGGAGAGAGGATCTTGATCCGAAAATAACGATTGTTCGCAAGCTTGCCAGAGAGTTCAATGCGCTGCTTGTTCCACTTGACGGATTATTCGCGCAAGCATCCATGAAAGCGCATTCCTCTTACTGGGCGGGAGATGGTGTACATCCTTCGGCTGCAGGCCATGCGCTAATCTCCGATGCTTGGCTTCGTGCAATAGAAAAGACTTAG